TAGCTGAAATGTTATATGATTTGGTGTCAGTTCTTTCTTCTGCTCTACTTCAGATTTCTTCCTCTTTGGAAGTGTCCAGGAGATCCAGGAGTTCTGCAGcttattcttcatcaatcacTGTTAGGTATACTGGGACTTCAAATCTCATGGCTGTTTGATTCATTTATTAGTAGATTTCATTACTTAAATTTTGTTGTTCTGGAGTGTAGAGTATTAGGGATTATCTTATGATTATTATACTgcaaatatatatgaatataggAGTTATAATCAAGACTCATGGATGAGTTTATGTATTACGGCCTACGGGCTTGAATTCGAATTACACTGgactatattaaaatgactCCACCTTAAAAATAATCTCTTTGTTATTACCCCTTCAAATATCATGACCAAGATAGAAGCTACTTAGTGAACAAGTTTCATTAATTCTCATGGATTAGTTTATGATTTTGCAGATCACAATTTAtgtttttactctattttggaAGTTTCATTTTATGATTGTAGttggtattttatttttgtatttgatcataattattaatttttagatatcccataaaaaaatactataaatatgaaatatattattgatgATCGAGAAAATTAATCATGGTAAGACGGTCTTATACAAGACTTGATGATAccatttttcataaattaaaatcataagttATAGAAGTATAAAGTATTATTGATGGTTCAAacgagttttaatatttaacTTGGTTATTTGTGTTTATTATTTAGATAATATTACTAATGGTTTAAATTGACTTAGATATTACTCCTATTGGCTATTGAATTGAagcattgatcaatgattcaaAATATATACCCAATGTCGTCCTCTATCCTTTAAAGTTTGACGTATTGTAATTTAGCAAACTCAAAAGAGCGGAAAAATAAGTTCAATTCttgtttctatatatatatatatatatgtacggaATTGTATATCCTAtaccttaatttttttagagGGGCCAGTGAACATTCACAAGGGCTAGATTGCTTCAAACGCACCAATACTCGTTGCCAATATAACAAAACTATGATGTTCATTAAAAATGATTGCAACTTTTATTCGAGCAGGATTTATGCATGTTTTTGAGCAGAGAGAGACAACGAGGTGTTGACTCATCGTTCATATCGATCCCAAGTTCACAGAGAGAAGAGAGGGTGAGGACGCAATGTGCTAATAGGATGCTATAGATTTAGTGATAAGCAAGCAATAGATACAACATTTTACGAAACGCCACGAACAATTATATATGATACTAAAAGCATCACTTTCTCCGACCATGATATTGACATGCCTCCACAATCACATCTTCGACAATGCACAATCCATCACGTCGACAAAGAAGTCTGAGTCAAAAACAGAAGGAAAGAAAGGTGAGATACTGAGATTAATTCATTAACGGAATCAAATTGAACGTAACATGAAAATAGGTGACGAATAGGTCTGTCTAGTCGGTCaagaaaatcttttttttttttgctccgATTGATCAATCAATTTTTTACTCTCGGGCTATTCGGAGAAACTTGGCTTAGAATTGGTCCAGGTTGTTCTTGGTCTAGTCGAGTCATGAGCTCTGTTAGGGTGCTATTTTGATCAGATTAGGGTCCGTCAAAAGCCTTTTTATCATCAAAGTGCATTTGGAACTAACTGTTTCGCAAGCTTTTGACATTTTAAGTCCGATTTAGTCTCATTTTGCGTTTTGATTGCCTTGCATCCCGTCCCACAAACAATAAGAACACTTTATTCTCATAAAAGGAGAAAAACGGAATCAGGTTTTGGTTTCGTAAGTCATGGGAAAAGAACACGATTTTTTCCAATTGAGAGCAGAATTTACCGGCATCTTCCCTGGTGAAGCATAGAGGAGGTGTGATTCTGAATACATTGCCATAGAATCCTCCTTTTCCAACCAATACTCCCATTTCTGTACAGCTcaaatgaaaaacattaatcaatgGGAAAGCATTTACCAGACTCGAAGCATGCAACGAAAACAACACTCAAAGTAGTAGACGGGTAACCGGGAAACACACTCACCTTTCATTTGGTCCATCACATGAAGGATCTCAGCCTTTGCTGGAGTTTTCTTTTCGCGATCTGTAACTAGTTCGACCCCCAGCATCAATCCCCTTCCCCTCACATCTCCAATTACTGAGATAAATACAAATATCAGCATGGTCGAAGAAAATATCgtagaaatataaaaaaaatgtaattaatgaGGGAAAGTGACCTACAATCATATTTGTCCATGAGAGTAGTGAGTCGGTTTTTGAGATGAGTACCCACAAGATGAGCATTTTCCTGAAGCTTTTCCTTATCAATCACTTTGAGAACAGCATGTCCTGCGGAAGTGCAGACAGGATTTCCACCGAATGTGTTGAAGTAACTACGACGAGTTAACACACTAGCGATTTCAGGTGTGGTTACTACTGCACCAAGCGGAATGCCATTCCCAATACCCTGAAAAATCATATGTTAACAGACATCCCAGCTAGACTTTCAGATGTTCTTATCAACAAACAACAAAATCCTGAGTGAGCTTACGACATGGAATGTCCTCACATATGTTTAGctattaacaataacattattCTCTTTGTTCTTGATGGTTTCCTAGGAAAGTGTCACAAGATATGTGTacaaaattcaataattcaGCTTCCTAAAGATTTTACAATGTGACACACATAGTCACATGTAAGAGTAGTACCCAATAGTACATGAAAGGAATACTATTCAATATGAGAAACGAACTGAAATACGAGAAACGTTAATTTAGTGCTTTGGAAACTTAGGGAACAACATTTGATCCAATAGTAGCCAAGATAGGGTCATAAAATGTTGTTCAAATACATTGATTGGTGTGGTGTGAGGCATTTGAGTTGGGGTAGTTTTGTAGCATAGATTGGTGAATGTAAAAAGCCCGTACTTTGTCGTCTGCAAAACCGAAATGCTTCAACTGGCATTTCAAATCGCGTTTCCTATGAGTCAGTACGAAAGGTACGAAACGTGGTACGGGGAAAAGTTTCGTGTTTCACGTTTTGCGTTTCAATGGATTGATGACAATATACGATAAACTTCAGAAAACAGATTCAATAAGGCCTTTCCATTGACAAACTAGAAGGATTATGCAGAGACAAATAAGTCAAACATGCGCCTAACCTTCCAAGGGTATACTGTACAGAATTACCAACCTTTGCCATGGTCACAATATCAGGGACCACTCCATGAGCCTCGAAACCCCAGAAGTGGCTTCCAGTGCGAGCAAATCCAGCTTGAACTTCATCAGCTATAAAAAGGCCTCCCGCTTTCTTTACAATGTCATACACACTGGAAAGATAGCCTGGGGCCAATTCCACAATTCCTCCAACTCCCTGCCGCATAAATAAGAATGTTAGTGTTGAAACTCCTGTTGCTGAATCTCTTCTCATATGCTATTGCTGATTCCTAAGAAATAACCCAAGTTATTCAGATTTTCCTATTAGAAAAAATCTTACTAATTGAAGAGGATGGCGCTTACGGATTATGTTCTCGGAAGAAGAGGATCTTCCTAGCTATAGCTACTAACCTGAATGGCTTCACAGATGAAACCTGCAACATGACCAGATGTTCCGAATTGGATAATATCCTGAACATCTTTAGCATACATTTCACCATCTGCTTCAAACAGACCTCTGTAAGGATCGGGATTCATCGCATGGTGGACTCCGTTCTGTTACAGATTCGGCTATTAGCAAACTCGGAAAATGGCAACCGACTTCCATCTCGTAGAAAATGGTGCAACAAACACAACCAAAAAACCTAAGACGAGTCAATAAATTGAATATAGGCCCGAAAGTAACAGAAGAAGCTTATACCTGAGTGACATTGAACTTCCAATTGCATTGAGCGGTTGCACCCATAGTTCCAGCAGCATTTCCATGGTAAGCATTCCTCAATGAGATAATATCCTGACATCCTGTGTATAGTCTCGCCATCATTAAGGCTAACTCATTTGCTTCTGTTCCGGAGTTTGTAAAGAACACAACCTGAAGCATATAAAGCACATCAAGAAATTAAGACGGAAAGTCCAAAAGACATTATCATGTAGAGTTTAGAAAACCAAACAAAGTCCCTACACACAATATAGCATAAAAGATCAAATAATTCATAAAGGAAAgtacaaaacaaagaaagtagcCAGATAAATTCCGTGTCCATTTTGAACATAGATGAAGGAGTCACTATGGTTCCCATCTTGGTTTTTTTCCAATCAAGGATCTAAAAAACATGTGTTAAACTTTCATTGTCACATTACGTCACACCATTGAGAAATTGCAATCAGTAATCAGTAAGAAGAAAAATCTGGTACAGGTGATAACTGGGGTGAATCAGAAACAAAACATTATATCAGACAAAAATGATGAATCATTGAATTAATTGATGGCTACAACATGAATAATTCCTTTTCCTtgatctttatttattttccttGTTGCTTTGGGAGTAAAAGTTGGTGACCAAGTTCTTGAACCTTTAGTGACATCCTCACATAGAAAAACAGCATATTTCTATTTTATGTAGTTTGCCCCATTATTTTGGTCAAGAaactaactcaatcaaaagtttaaattgatgattaaagCCCCAGGATATATTAAACTCTAATACACCCCTCACACGaaagccctttgggctagaagtgggGATGCAACATAGACCCTCCTCATATTTGGcatgaatattccactttaaatgaggggtggttgagattcaaacgcGTGACCTTTTTGTCAAGTTGGCTCTAATAACAATATCGGGGAACCAacaaccaactcaaccaaaagcttaagctgatggttgaggcctcatAATTGTTAATCCTCtaacaattttattataataaacaCACAACAGATTTATTTTGTATAACGACCCAAAAATTTTCAGGAGGCAGGTCCTTTTGAGCCTACACAAACATGTGTCATTGCTCGCCCTTGTCATctcaaacaaataaaagaacAAATATGTACTTCTATATCATTGCATAGCAAAAAGAGCAACAACCAACAAAAACTTTGATGATGCTCACTAAAATAAAAGGTGGCTTTAATGTATGCTTTAAAACCAAACTTTAAAAGCAAAGCTTTTTCCATATATGTAAAATACTAATAAGTAAACTAACCACTAGTGAATGAACTAAAATCATGGTACAAGGACATAGTCACTATCTTTTCTTTTtgaaccaaacaaaacaaaagtcACTTTCATTTGTATTCCAATACAATAACATCATATGTACTCCAATAAAGTCTAGAAACAAACACTAAACAACAATACTAAAAGATAAGACAGAAAAGAAGATGATGACATACTTTAAGATCACCGGGCAATTTCGAGGCCAAAGCCTCGGCAAAATCAGCAACAGCAGGATTTAGATACAAGATCGTAGAATGCTGCAAACGCTGCGTTTGGTTGACGATGGCTGCGACCACATCTGGGTGGCAATGACCGCAGCACACTGTAGCAATCCCTCCAAATGCATCCAAGTATCTCCTGCCTTTCTCATCATACAAGTATTGCATCCTTCCATCTACCACGTTCAGCTGCCACCTCACAACAAACATATAGATTGTATCAATAATACTagtactattatttaaaattatcattcttccaataagaagaaaaaaacaaaaagaatgaaCACAGCATATATAGAGcaatcaaccaaaaatttatcTATCTCCAAAAAATTTATCataactacaaaaaaaaaaaaaatattgaaaagaaCCAAGTACTAATCAAACCAAATCTTTGGGGAAAAATAACCATTTACTAAATTTAACAAACCCAAAAGGGTACCTGGTAAATTTCTAAAGCTACTATTACTCTATATCCCTTTAAAGTTGTCATATTCTTCTTTTCAGTTTGTCCCTTTACTTCATCACATTTCCTTATCCCTAAAAAAACACATGTGATTTCTAAAGGGTAACTATTGCCCATTGGTTTTAAGATGCAACCTTATCAAGTCGGTTAGTGTGCAGTCGACTCTTTTCTTGTGTGGACTTGTGTATAAGACCAAATTTATCATACCACTTTCTTTGATTCTCGTCCCCATAATTTTCAAATCTCTTTTTAGCAAAATTTAAATGTTTTGCAATTCATTAATTTTTGCATCAACTCCACTTATTGCAATTTCGAAGGAACATAGTATCAAACTTGTTTCCATGTAAAATATATTTACTGATTTGAGAATCATGACTTGTGATACCTAAAATAATTTGATATCAAAACTAAATCAAGCTTTCAATATTACCATGCAATCAATAAAATCTCTTCGAGCTAGGCTTCCTGAATCAAACTTATTTCCATATAATTTATATCTAATGGCTCAAAAATTAAACACTGGTAATTTCCTGAATCAAATTGATAATAtttgaaatcaaaataaaataaagcttTCAATGTTACTGGATAATAGTTTTACAGAATAACTGCATGCCAAATATGTGGATGAGAATTACATAATAGGAGCATAAATTAAAACTAAATCATGACAAACAGTTATATACCCTTATTCACAATGTAACAAACAAGCTACTAAAAATCAGtaatattaaaaaagataagAACTTCACATATACATGCATTATTcatatgaattatgaaaaaattaaaacaaaatttaatattaatgcaataaataaaataaaataaaataaaataaaaaaacttaccGGTTGATTAAAGAAAGTGAACATAGAAGGGCTAAGAAACTCCTTACGCTTTTTAAGAATCTCATCACTAGTAGGCCCACTATACCGCGGCGGTGAATAATCAAAAGGCGGCATCTTTGGCAATATGACGTCAGCTTCCGGTGAAATGACATCACCTTTCGACGCCACAGCCACCGTTGCCGGAGATGAAAAGAGACGACGGGTCCCACCAATTTGGGTCATTAAGATTCTCCTAATCAAATTTCCGGTGTAAgccattgtttattatttgaatttgattcCAAATAAGCAGGAATTTATGGGGTTTTCCAGTAGGAAAATGTGACAAAGACAAAAAGTGATTGGGAGAGAAGAGAGATAAAGAGGGAGAAGAACGAAAAACAAGCAGCCATGGTTGGTTGTGATTTATATAGGGATATTGGAAAAGAGTTAATTTGATACAGGCAATCAGGGAGTCTGCACAGCAATGATCTCATTACGTATAGGTCTCTTAGCCTCTTAGGTTTCAgcttatcaaaaaaaaaaaaaattcaagcgGGTACTCCTAAATTATCGCCACGTGGCAGACAAGTAACTTTTTAATTAGTGGTGAGCTtaaacatttaacttttccacgtggtaaatAAAAGGAGAATGTTCTTATTAACATTACcctattttttccaaaaaataatgactttttttaatatttttaatattaaacgaaatgattacttaatttaatcgaaaatttaatattttttctatcACATGGAAAAATTAAAAGCTCAGGTTGCCACATGGATTAAAATCTCGATTCGAATCTATgattctacgattttacgatccaaaaataaGCAAGTGATTCGAACCGTAGGTAGAATCTTAAgttggtagaatcttacgattctaattgatataaaatttgtagaggtatgaaaataaatttttaacgAGTCGATTTtacacatttatttttaatttttttaatttttcttatgtaccaatttttcttacaatttaacgattgatcatcataaattttaaaaaataaatttcttcatctaggtatgaaaattttaaactaattattaaatatttttctatttcattcttaaaaatgaagtgaATGAAACTCTAATcaataaatttaaacttttgatgtgaataattatgactagataacaaatttaaatttattgtagaatcttataattctacgattcgattctacaaGTCTGAACGATTCCAAGTAGAATcccgattttaacaactttgttTTTCAACCACATAAAAAAGCCGAAAACTCGGAATCAATCACCACATGGAATTTCCTGAAAAAAAATTCACCAATACTCATTACCTTTTAATTGTAATATTAATTCATCTTCAATCTTATTTTGTAATTCTAAATCATgtataagaaataatatagtcatatgaaatcttattttattctaaatcatgtataataaataatatagtcatatgaaatcttattttattcttatataCATGAGTTGAAATTACgtacaaaatatatattcaattacgtacaaatatatatatatatatatatatatatatatatatatatatatatatatatatatatatatatatatatataattcttatCTTCTTTATTATATGTAGCCTTCTTATTTTTGATGTGCTAAAGActtaacaattaaaaatgatttttcaattcaaaaacaTTTGTAGTATGAAAGTGAATACAACAATAATGTTAGAGCCTTAATCTCAAATGATTGAGATTGACTAAGTATAAAGGGGATGTTTTAATTTGACAAGAAATTAAGTCAAATtctcataaaaaaaatgtaCTCCTCCATCCTTgtgaaataaaaagaatattaaTTGTTCATACAATTAACATCAATCTATCAATCCACGTAAAATGGGCATCATTGTGCATATTGAAGATAAGGTAGCATCTCATTATAATACTCCTTTACTAATGCTCTTACCAAAAACCAGCCTAACATTAGTTCTATGTCTGGCTAGTTttgatttatttctttattttatttttaatttattttcaatacgATGAATCAAACCCTACAAATGGACTAGATTCCTCCTCCAAATGCATTTAGTTCTTTCTTACATCTATCTTGCAATACAAAGGTTACAATAACTAtacaaacatttttttaatgataataatcTCTTTTTATCGGTTaaatcaatcaaaagtttaaattgaaggtatttattatttggatCATCACATCAGTTTCAAACTGATGTCATTTCATTCAGTTTAATTTTAGATTAGTTACTTATAAATTACGTGGCATAGTTTATCACGCTTGATCCTGAgcaattagttttaaaattagttatttGAGTTATTGAATTACCAGCGGTTCAATATCAATTGACGTTTGAGTAAAATAATGGCTACTACCTACTATAATTATTGTGAAACTTTTTGATAGAGATGTTTTCATGCTTTAATCAACTCAAACTTATCCTTGGAATAGAGATAGTATAATATTTAGAAGACCTTAAGTCTTCATTCACATTATGAggtgaaataattaaaatgccCAATCAAAATATCAATGTAGATCAAAATGtcaataatttaactttttagtaGAGTATTTTGAAATTGTTGTATTTAcattctaatatatatatatatatatatatatatatatatatatatatatatatatatatatatatatatatatatatatatatatatatatatatatatatatatcaagtaCTATGCAAATGTAATAATTAATTGCAAtcctcttttatgggtatggaTTGCCTCCTTCCATCCCTCTTCAAAACCTGATCATAATTTCTATGAGTGAAATACAATGGGTACGTTGACGATGATGATATTGTGaaaatattaattgaatgttgAGATGAAACTACAAAATTCTAGTTAACTCCgttttacaaataattaaagataaaaacACAAAGCAATATCAAGTACTATGCAAATGTAATAATTAATAGCAATCCAAGGTAGTATAGGATAGTGTTTCGTTTACAAAATGTGTATAATTTTGGTACCCGTAGCTTCTTAATTGGATTAGATAGGAAAAACAGTTAGTTTAGCGTATACCAGCTATACATGGACAATTCTTATACAAGAAAGAGCATTAAGTGCATGATTTAGTATTGTTACATGTTGGAAGTCCTTTAGTAATACTAAGTAAGAAGTGCATAATTAAGAAGATACTAAAGAAAGCACATTAAAAATGAAAGTGGTTTATTAAATTGAATCCAAATGGTTCCTACTAAGCCCATTAAGTGTGTACTTTTCCATTTTCATTCTTATGGTAATTGAGTCAGCACTTTTCAGTTTTAATTAGGTAAGTGGGTTATCAAATACTTAGGATAATAACCTAATTGGTTTACCTATTTGGTAAATTAAAAACTACGTTTCTTGGATTACAATGAATTTGTTATGTTTATATTTTCAATGAGAgctttttataataaatttagcaaattaaatgaaataaagagAATATTAATTGTTCATACAAAGAAATGAATATGAATGtataaaacttaatttaataGCACTTTAAAAAAGTTGATCAagttaaaataatctaaaattgttttttttatttgtctaaaAACCTAAAATATACGCCTTATATGGTCTTATTATTGATTTCTATATCTGTGACTTGAAAcgtgataatttttaataaacttCAACTCAAAGTAAAAGGTGACAACAAAAATCTTTTGCTTGAACTTATTAAGGGagaaaaatataattgtaaatagtGGATATATCATGGAAAATAGCGACAACAAACAATATTaatcattaatattaatattaaagtcTTAATTCAATAATATGTGATTGCTAGATTATTTGAACATGAGAAATTGTCATAAACaaagattttttttcattagGCCCTGTCCAATTTAATTTAcaagtaaaaaataattttgataatcCACTTATATTTTATATGCATCTACATGATATATATGGAAAATTTAAGTCTGAGCTTGCCTAGACTATAACCCAggttatttaattataaaacatATTAATGTCAATATATTGTGTAACAAATGGGAAAAATGACTATAGCCCTGAATTTACCCTAGAAAATACAACATAATTTTagctataatttttaaaagcccGTGACAAATGAGTAATGAGCATAATAATCAAGATCAAAGTAAAGGTTAATTTGAGAGTTTTTTTTTGGACTACAAATGAGTTTGAATTTATTGGGTGTATTTAACAAACAGTTAATAATTGGTAGCTAATAGAGAGATTAATCTGATCAACTAATTTTACAAAttgatttgattaattaattttaaacacGCTGATTAGAGCATGTTGTTGTAAATTAACTAATTCATATCAATTAGCTATTTTAACTGGTTAATACACCACAAAAATAACATTTGATAATTTGACCCGTCAATCATCTATGTATACTCAAATTAGCAAAAATTGACCAATAAAGTACTTCACCAAATACTTCGGTGGTCGCGTAAAAAAACAACCCCAACCCCAATTGAGCTAACATCAATCATCCCACGTTCTTGCCCAAATGCAATgatatataactatatacatGAACAATCCATTATGCTTCGAATGaaaataaacacatatataaagGCGTTAATTGTGATCATTGAGAAGTTAAATCTTTAGAAGCTACATAATTTTGTCTAAAAGTCAGATTAACTCTGCCAGGACAAAGCCCGGTTTCTTCCAACAAGGCGCGAGGAGCAGAATCCGGTATAATGGAAGCAACACCATGGAAAATATGTCTTGATTCACCTCCGAATATTAAGACGTCTCCTGATTCTAAAATCAACGTTTCTGCTTTGTTTGTGTCCCTTCGATCCCCATACAAGAACTCGGCTGAATCCCCTATGGAAAAAGAAACAACAGGTAGTTGTTTGGCTAGTGATTCCGTAGTCTCGTCGCGATCCTGAAGGAAATGAAAAGATTAAAACACATACATCAAGTTTGGAAATAAACACACAAAATCCAGAGAGCTACTATATACTAGACGACAACAGAACATTGCAGGAGACAGTAGTTTTCAAGTTTAGGCTTGTGTTTGGTTCAAAAGAAATCATGTTGGGCAggatttaattttcttttgcttCCTTGCAAAAAGGGGTAAAACTTCAAACAGGGGAACATGGATAGATTTCTCGAAATTTTGTTCTTCCCAACTAAAACGAGCCTATAAATTTACAAAAATCATGATCTTTCTTGAACCTACACTGCA
The sequence above is drawn from the Amaranthus tricolor cultivar Red isolate AtriRed21 chromosome 5, ASM2621246v1, whole genome shotgun sequence genome and encodes:
- the LOC130814179 gene encoding alanine--glyoxylate aminotransferase 2 homolog 3, mitochondrial-like produces the protein MAYTGNLIRRILMTQIGGTRRLFSSPATVAVASKGDVISPEADVILPKMPPFDYSPPRYSGPTSDEILKKRKEFLSPSMFTFFNQPLNVVDGRMQYLYDEKGRRYLDAFGGIATVCCGHCHPDVVAAIVNQTQRLQHSTILYLNPAVADFAEALASKLPGDLKVVFFTNSGTEANELALMMARLYTGCQDIISLRNAYHGNAAGTMGATAQCNWKFNVTQNGVHHAMNPDPYRGLFEADGEMYAKDVQDIIQFGTSGHVAGFICEAIQGVGGIVELAPGYLSSVYDIVKKAGGLFIADEVQAGFARTGSHFWGFEAHGVVPDIVTMAKGIGNGIPLGAVVTTPEIASVLTRRSYFNTFGGNPVCTSAGHAVLKVIDKEKLQENAHLVGTHLKNRLTTLMDKYDLIGDVRGRGLMLGVELVTDREKKTPAKAEILHVMDQMKEMGVLVGKGGFYGNVFRITPPLCFTREDADFFVDVMDCALSKM